A stretch of the Fusarium musae strain F31 chromosome 2, whole genome shotgun sequence genome encodes the following:
- a CDS encoding hypothetical protein (EggNog:ENOG41) — protein MPCNVFKLADAYELRNRSGPGNAELLQRASYMEKIITHYAGSVSLDTESLKAMAESIDNKNFDAHQVKRQAPIMDSPGSDFLGAEDENYTVQPLDNNTTHYSGEFSHWNFSMRIKQWIEQCVPERHDAPGPLSFKEYYRAEELQSANNTQASLSALPPRYVAEFLVQAFYKHAETNYFYVERGWLAEQIDLIYQNPGALSRREVGTLCMIWIIFAIGTQYAYLDSISGRDVHGKSNDSSPFSEDTIGVMFYQQACKLVPDVITVASLESVQAILLIGIYTLPLDASGLSYIYLNLAVKLAIQNGMHRKWPAGGLDPYVRETRNRVWWTAYTTEKRVGIYHGRPLSILSKDVDAEMPTDRPDIMPSSPTNVAHMLATLRLNQALGKIAHEISVLRTAQKHEMNEGLQRVIDMKEELRRWWDALPETAFHEEVNPQNPVTRADTHLKLEYCLLRMYAGRPFILPREVVRGNASTSSSPADSNNQRPNTPHKSNPRSILVADCVEAALTIIDTCHLLQSTIGLARASYTEFSSCRAALLVIITQCLQKKTDRLRDALRTGMAMIKEMSAGGESARSEASLIEVFERAISRLDATADPSGRETDYSRFKKWELLWKNDVPLQDFRQEESPETSLPLPQNPNTFWRGSTGTTARPGMPTMQAPSPFVGMDTNFPSVPQVMDEFSTLFGYGFGPSPDSMAGTANGGMWMGP, from the exons ATGCCGTGCAACGTTTTCAAGCTTGCTGACGCATATGAGCTTAGGAACCGCTCCGGCCCAGGGAACGCTGAGCTCCTTCAGCGCGCTTCTTATATGGAGAAGATTATCACCCACTATGCTGGAAGTGTCTCTCTTGATACGGAATCATTGAAGGCTATGGCCGAGTCCATCGATAACAAGAATTTCGACGCTCATCAAGTTAAACGACAAGCTCCGATTATGGATTCTCCAGGCTCTGACTTTTTGGGGGCAGAAGATGAGAACTATACTGTCCAGCCACTGGATAATAACACTACTC ACTACTCAGGCGAGTTCTCTCACTGGAATTTCTCAATGAGAATCAAACAATGGATCGAACAATGCGTACCAGAGCGCCAT GATGCACCAGGCCCCCTCAGTTTCAAAGAGTATTATCGAGCCGAGGAGCTCCAGTCAGCGAATAACACGCAGGCATCACTTTCTGCACTGCCTCCTCGATATGTCGCCGAGTTCCTGGTCCAGGCTTTCTATAAGCATGCCGAGACCAACTACTTCTATGTTGAACGTGGATGGCTCGCCGAACAGATCGACCTAATTTACCAAAACCCCGGGGCTTTATCCCGTCGTGAAGTGGGGACGCTTTGCATGATTTGGATCATCTTTGCGATTGGAACTCAGTACGCATATCTCGATTCGATCTCAGGAAGAGATGTCCACGGCAAGTCAAACGATTCAAGCCCTTTCTCTGAGGATACAATAGGTGTTATGTTCTATCAACAAGCCTGCAAGCTCGTTCCCGATGTCATTACTGTCGCATCACTGGAGAGTGTCCAGgccattcttctcatcggcaTCTATACCCTGCCACTTGACGCCTCAGGGTTATCGTACATTTATCTTAATCTCGCGGTAAAGCTCGCCATCCAGAATGGCATGCATAGGAAGTGGCCTGCTGGGGGACTTGATCCTTACGTTCGTGAAACCCGGAACCGCGTATGGTGGACAGCCTATACGACAGAGAA ACGGGTCGGTATCTACCACGGGCGGCCTTTATCTATTCTGAGTAAAGATGTCGACGCAGAGATGCCCACTGATCGACCAGACATTATGCCATCAAGCCCTACAAATGTTGCGCACATGCTTGCAACGTTACGTCTGAATCAGGCGCTTGGTAAGATTGCGCATGAGAT CTCTGTTCTTCGAACCGCACAGAAACATGAGATGAATGAAGGCTTGCAACGGGTCATCGATATGAAGGAGGAACTTCGAAGGTGGTGGGACGCACTACCCGAAACCGCGTTTCACGAAGAAGTTAATCCACAAAACCCTGTTACACGTGCAGATACGCATCTCAAACTAGAGTATTGCCTGCTGCGAATGTACGCTGGGCGGCCCTTCATCTTACCTCGCGAAGTCGTGCGTGGTAACGCGAGCACGTCGAGTTCACCCGCTGATTCAAATAACCAACGACCCAACACTCCTCATAAGTCCAATCCTCGGTCGATCCTGGTTGCGGATTGTGTGGAGGCTGCATTGACTATAATCGACacatgccatcttcttcaaagcACGATTGGTCTTGCACGGGCATCATACACGGAATTCAGTTCCTGTCGTGCCGCTCTCCtggtcatcatcactcaGTGCCTGCAAAAGAAAACGGATAGGCTACGTGACGCTCTGCGGACTGGTATGGCTATGATCAAGGAGATGTCAGCAGGTGGAGAGTCGGCCCGTTCTGAAGCATCCCTGATCGAAGTTTTTGAACGTGCTATCTCACGACTTGATGCCACAGCTGATCCCTCCGGCCGAGAAACTGACTACTCGCGGTTCAAGAAATGGGAATTGCTTTGGAAGAATGACGTGCCTCTCCAGGATTTCAGGCAAGAAGAATCACCCGAGACTTCCTTACCGCTACCTCAAAATCCAAATACATTTTGGAGAGGAAGCACAGGTACGACTGCTCGACCTGGTATGCCAACGATGCAGGCTCCGAGCCCTTTTGTGGGAATGGATACCAATTTTCCATCGGTACCCCAGGTTATGGACGAGTTTTCTACGCTCTTTGGATACGGTTTCGGTCCTAGTCCTGACAGTATGGCTGGCACAGCTAACGGGG